The DNA segment taatatatattttaacgTGAAAGAAAGTCTCCATTGTTTATAATCGGATAGAATATTAATCACTGTTAAAAATAGTGATTAACTTTTTATTGTCTTGTAAATATTAAAGGTGGGAGAgctaatttgaaattttaaaaatttttctatatttaagaatttttaacatttactttaaaaaaatgatgaatCTTTATACTCAGTCAcacatttaaaattaatgatgaaaaaaaaggtATGTATCGAAGaacaaaaatactattaaaaaaaattataacgtATCAAAGTTgtatttttatacataataGTCGAATGATAATTTTTGATATATACACAATATCATCtatattgtttttttatttacagtagattagttttatttattatatttttttataataagagtacataaaaaatacctaatatataagataaataaaattcatcTAAGAAGaagagatatattttttatgagacTCCAATAGACTCGCAAGAAGTTAATCAACCTTATAAGAGTCTGAACAATCAATCACATAATGTTAAATGTAATTTTCCAAAAAGAAAGTTTAAgttagaaaaacaaaacaaagaatTAATGAAAATCTTTATATATTCAATGACAATATACGTGTTTtttaatttagcaaattaatgattaatttgttatagatcaaattttatttaaagatttgctgttagtcaataaattagtaCATACACGATAATTAAACTATcgatacttatttaaataaattagtgaaataattACTGAATTATCTAACTTAGTTTCAAAGTCTATACGTTTATACAAATTTTAACCAATTACATGCAGTACATCATTACGAGCAACACACatggttttttttgtttgaaccACTTCTTACTATAAGCTAGATTAATAACAATGGCGGAACATGCATGGTTTCTCTGTTTAGGGGGTGAGAAATACTCACAAGCTTTAATAATTTCTTGTATGTGGTTTATATGGTTTCCCTATATACTTTCATTAtctttgttttatatatatgtgcCACAAAAATATGTTAGGCTAAATCTATATGCCATTTCCCTATGCTTTCGTTATCTTTGTTTTATATATGTGCCACAAAAATATGTTAGGCTAAATCTATATACTAAATATTATAGATAGATATTATTAGCTTTTGGTCATACCTTGTCAAATAAAACAAGTTCCAAATTAGGGTTTTATGTACATTTCTTAACTCTATATATCCATGAAAATGTGGACAGGCTTTGCTTAACATCAATGTTCTTAAATTTCTTGATTATAACTCATACCATCTCATATTTgaggaattaattttttttatataataaaatacatttcaaattgataatatatttaattctatttaaaaatttattattgactAATGAGTTGCTGTATATATAAGACAGAATttaaatctctaatttttaatACTTATCTAAGGGTACGAGTGAGTTAATTATTTCACTAATCCAAAATTATTAtcgataatatatattttaaattttaaataaatggcATTTGAGGATCACTAATACTTTCCATAAATTTAACTTACAATACCAACTCacttcaaaattattttttatgttaacttTTGTCAACTTAagtattttcctattttaaaatgatGTAAATCAAACAATCACTCCATACATAGCAGTAATTGGTTGAAAATTGGAGGGACAATTTTGTTTGAAAATTGAATATCGTATAAGCCAAGAGAGATGATGCTACCAATACAAACAATAATGACATATTTTCTTAAATTGGAGGGACAATTTTACTTGTATATCTTGTTAAATTTAAtctatatacttttaaataatttttttaataatagtaGATATTCATTTTTTACTATAAGATTATATTCAcctttttattaattaacaGATGAAAGAATGATCAGGTAGTAAAtactcattttttaatttaaaaagtaattttggattatgttttataagtaaaaaataataatattttattattttgttatatgaAAAATGATAGTctagaagaaaaaattaactaaaaggatactctaatattttttaaatatctgaAAGAATATTTTtgctattttaaaatcaaaatttaaacttctaatttctaatttaaatcaatatatataacaataatctTATAAGATGTTTTAGTctgtttaaaattaattataaaaaaagaaacttTAGTCTTAGCTTTTAACAAGTAACTAGgataatattttagtctttttaaagtcaaatttaaatttttatttttaatatattcaaatgttcttaattaatcttatctaaatattttaatctttttaaaattttaaattgaactAAATAGACATTTTGGtagttttaaattaataacCTTAAAaggttatttataaaaaaatcaagatCAAATGTCTAATGCAATCAAACAATACTAATTAGTAATtactcaattaaaaatattttaattatttaaaaattgatgTTAAAGAGATATTTTAGTGtcttaaaatgaattaaatgagctttttaaaattgtattcaaatttctaatacaataaaataattttaataaaaataaaacaaaatttattcttttacttttattttcaaataaaaattattattaccaGCTACTTTATTATTGATAAAGGTtataagagagaaaaaaaaaaataaaaactgctTAAGAAAGGCAGTCTTGCTGAATACTACTTTCAAATTCTTTCAAGACAACAGAAGTTCCACTTGGAGAGAAAGAGTTTTCATTGCGGTCTTTGCCATAATGTATTGTCTGCTACTGTATTTGCATCTCTCAAGATCAACCGAAGATCAGCACGCCATTTCCAATACATGATATCTtagatttttaacaccaaatGATTAATAAATCTAGAACAATTTTGTAAATTgttgataataataaaagcCTTCACAGTCTGTCTCACATATAATGTCTATTTGTCCCAAATTTTATGTTAAAAGAAAATCTCTCCGACAAATAACTTTCTTTACAAAATATTACTACTCTCAATTGTTAACACAGAATACCACAGAATATAATTTCCAATCATGTTATTATCCATAAATAGAAATGTTAACATTGATAATAAACCAATAAAATAGCACTAAACTTCCAATCATTTTATACATGACTAGAGAGAAAAATGATcatatgattttcttgtttcATGTAACATATACAACTCAAAGAGGGTACAAGGATGGAGctttcatcaaaatcaagtGGGATGTGTGACACTAGATTTATTCATGGTTTATTCTTATATTAAATATGTGGCATTGTCCTATTCTGTGGTTGTGTTCCCTCCCAAACAAATTGAAATGTTCCACCACAACCAAGCCTTAGCCTCTTTCCAAGGTCTATATTTTCCCATCCTATGGTCCCCACTCTCCACAAGATTTCAGTCTAAATCTCAAGGATCATATCCAATGGTCCACGTTCACTTGAGGCCCCAcctcattatttattttttattatactttaataatcaaattaattaatcaatcaatttttttatctttttgaatAGGGAATGTATATAGATTACTTTATCCTATTAACTTTTTAGTTCCCTCtctaataatgaaaaaaattttaattttgttaatgtaaaatattttatataattatttaattatatttttttataattatttatgcaataattatttttattgatgtaaGAATTATGCAATTaagtattattttatatataaaattaaatttttaataattgaaatttaTATCCTATCtcatcaaaatttgaaatttttatatttaaataatttttttataacaaaatatatgaaaattaaacNNNNNNNNNNNNNNNNNNNNNNNNNNNNNNNNNNNNNNNNNNNNNNNNNNNNNNNNNNNNNNNNNNNNNNNNNNNNNNNNNNNNNNNNNNNNNNNNNNNNNNNNNNNNNNNNNNTTGAATTGATATTTTCTCCAAAAAAATGCTATAAAGCCGAAAAAAAAAGCTTTTTTATTCCACTTAACACTGAGTAAGATAACAGATAACTATTGACATTGCCGACTTTGTGGAGCAGTTCAAGAGTGACAATCCTAAATTTAGCACATTGGTTTTTCCGAATTATTactcaatttattatttttaattttgattttaattttattcaaaaaggggttttttttagtaaattaagGCAGTTCCAAGCAGTTATGGTCTTTCGAGGATCAAGCAAATATTGTGCCTAAATCTGTGACTATTTAACAGCTGTGTGtgactttgaaaaaaaaaaaaaaaggttcaaactttaaAGGAAATCAAATGTATACAGCACTGTAGAGTCATTTATCACTGAGTAAGTGCTTTAAGTCTTTTGTGTGAGACAGAGGGGGTTACTGGGTAGgttcaaaattttcatttttattcaattGGGTTTTTGCTTATCTGCTCTCTGGATTCTTAGCCTTTTTCAAAAGCATTCCTTTGTTTTGCTTTTATTGTGAAAACTTACATGAAACTCtgtgctttctttcttttagtttgagAGAGAGAAACAAGATTGTAGAATGAGCAAGTGTTGAGAGAAGGATAGATTGGTTGTTGAAACAGAGACACAGTCTTTCTGCTTAATGGGTACGTATATTGTTAGTTTTCTGTTtagttaacattttttttttcagaattttgcacaaaaagaaaaaaaaaagttagctTTAAACACTCAAAATATAATGTTGAATGCTGTTGCATGTTTGCaaactttcatttttttcatgtgtttgttatttgttgtttttacttttcaattttGTTATGTGATTTTGTAGAATGCATGTAAATATGTAACATTGTTTATAATATTTGGATTTTGATTGATATTTGTCCtgcaatatttttcttttaaatattcaaattatttGCCTGTGATATTTGGATTGAGAggtttatttagtttttttcatAGTTGTTTTCTTAGTACTAGTGTCTAGATCTTGTTCATGttgttttgaatttcaaaaaatgcaGTGACAAAATAGAAGTTATGGACATTTCAGAAGTTATGAACATTCCTGACTATACAAGAATTCTATTTGATAAGCTTCAGAAGTTTGAGCCTGAATATGCTTCAAAGATAATTGGAATTCTGCTTTTGCACAATGAACATGACATTGCTAAATTGGCCACATGTCCGGACCACATCGTCCGTGACGTGGCATTCAAGGCCAAGAATGATCTTCAAAGAATGTCTGCTCATAAACCATCCATAATTCCAATTTCAGTCCCTATGAACCCTCCACAAGGATTAAGCCATTTATCAGTAATATCACCTAGAACACCTACCTCTCCACCAAGCTTTCCGGTTCACAATTCTCCTTATTGGGATCCATATCCTGCTACCAATACTAACCCAGAGTTTATGAAGTACTCGGATTCGATTGCGGAACTGCAGAATCAGGCAGAGTTGTATGGTTTGGAGAGTCATGTAGATCCCATTGGCAGTGATTTCTATGGATTGGAAGCTTCGACGCCGAATTTCGGTGGAAAGGCCGGTAAAAGGTATTCAGGCTTGTCTGATTTTCCTGTTAAGACCTGTCACTACTTTAACAAAGGTTATTGTAAACATGGTGAAAGCTGTAGATACTATCATGGACAAGCCGGCTCCGAGAGCTTCTCTCATATGTATGGAAATGATTTTGTTAATGATGATCCGGTGGTTTCGCCGGGCTCACTAGCGCAGCTAGAACGTGAGATTGTTGATCTGTTAAAGCAAAGAAGACGCAATCCAATTACAATTGCTGCCTTGCCAATGGCATATTATGATAAGTACAAGAAGGTGCTTCAGGCAGATGGTTATTTAACCGAGAGCCAGCGGCATGGTAAGTCTGGCTATAGCTTGACAAAGCTTCTGGCGCGGCTGAGCAATAGTATTTGTGTCATAGACAGGTGGAGCTCTTATTAATCTTGGCGACTGTTTTCTTTCTGGAATTTATTGAATGTTTCTTACCAAATTTGACATTTTATTGTGATTGATTCACAGACCTCATGGGCAGCATGAGGTAGTTCTAGCAGAGGATGCTCCAAAATACACACAGAAGAGAGATTTTGTTCAAAATATCAGTGCATCGCGACAAATATATTTGACATTTCCGGCTGACAGCACTTTCACAGAGGAGGATGTCTCTAATTACTTCAGGTGAATTGTATTTTTGGCtgggtttggtaaagctttttgAAGAGGTGCTTGTACTTTTTAAAGAGGACCTCATTTTGcgattgataaattaaaaagccCAAGTGCTTGTGCTTGCAGCTTTTAAAAGTTAGGGGCGCTTTTGAAAGCATCAAAGAGGGAGTTTTTTAAAGTTAGCTTgtgtttatcaaaattaaaaaaaatctaatataataaatattcaaaattaccattattaattattaacaccAGATTTCATTTAATTCCCATACATATTTCCTGTCATTATATTGTCATTGAAATACTCATATATTTCTAATTTCTCAACCTAATCTTCACAAATTCTAACacaattttcatatattttttatttttcaacctaATGTTCACAATTTCAACACAAATACATCTCTATCATGTATTAGGAATGGActtctatctatttatattattttttgtgcgttgtttttgtattttttagatGTTTGTTTTTCTCTGTTTAAAACGTGAAGAAGGAGACTTGATTTATGGAAACCAATCATAAAATTTTCGTACACCAACTTCATAAGCATTagtcaaaattataataacaatatatatatatatattctctgAATATATATAGATGGGTAATAGACGTATCAGTACTAACATTGATTACATACAAgttttattattaactaatgATAACTCTATTCATATTAATATAGAgagtaaatcaaataaatattcaaatgaaaaacaaaattattctttattataaatatgtttattataatttttttaatttttaaaagctgttttattaaaaactatttttaacaaCCAAACGCAAGTGCTGCCGCTCTTAAAAAGCCGTCTTTTAAAAGACAGCTTTCATAAGCTactttcgaaaaataaaaactttaccAAATTAAGTCTTTGTGTGTATCAGTGAAGTTCACACTTCATTTCAGCTGATTATTGTTAACAAATTTCTGATATATGTTTTCCTCTACAGCACATTCGGGTGTGTTGAAGATGTAAGGATTCCATGCCAGCAGAAAAGGATGTTTGGCTTTGTGACGTTTATTGATCCGCAAACTGTTAAAACTATTTTAGACAAAGGGAATCCCCATTATGTTCGTGGGTCTCGGGTGCTTGTGAAACCTTACCGGGAGAAGTCAAAGGTTATTGAAAGGTACTTCCTTGTCTAATGTTTCTTCGGTTAATTTACATTTTTAGCTCGGAATTGAATGCTTATACTCTGGATTTAAGTTTGAAATGTGGGTACAATTGCACTTGACATTAGAAAGGGTTCTTGTCATAATTTGATTGTTTCTTGGTATAATTGTATCAATATCTGATTATCTGAAGGTTAATTTAGAGAAATTTACATATGATAATAGtatatagtaattaatttacttttgtCCTTTGTGTATGAAtgaaatttagtaatttaattttatcctttgatCATGCTAGTTATGTTGACAGatacttctttttcaagaaacttttcaTATCAACTTTAATTTGGTTGCAGGAAGTATGCTGATAGAATTCAGCACTCTATGTGTTACTCACCTCACCACGTAGACATGGATTCTGAAATGAACTCAAGTGAGTATCATATTATCTTGTTTGGAATCTATATTACTTGTCCTGTTTATATGACTTGTTTTGTAATCAGATTCTTTCTCTTATTAGTCATCAATATaaccattttcaattttttttatagtttcaaGAAGTTGTGGGAATGCTAGATCTCTTAGGAGACAACTGATGGAAGAGCAGGAGCAGGCTCTAGAACTAGTAGAAATGCAAAGGAGACGTTTGGCAGCGTTGCAGTTTGCCCAAAATTCTCTGTCTACTTCACCCCAGTTTCGCTTCTCCACGAATGGAATGAGAGCTTCAGAAGGTATGTAGTAGTAATATGaattacatttatttattatgtgtaCATTCTTTGTATCATTCTTTATAAGGCTACTTTACATTTTTCAGATCATTTCAATTTCAACTTTCATCCTCAAGAATCTTTCAATGATAATGAGAAACCAAGTAATATAGACACCAATTTCTCGGATGAAAACAGGTAAATGTACCTTATCACAATTTCTTTGTATTGTTGTCTTGGAAAATCTATTTGTACAATccataaacaatattttttgtttgggCACGCAGCAGCAGCCAAGGGCTTGACCTTCCGGACAGTCCATTCGCATTTCCGGTGGAGAATGAGAATCAATAAGTCTTATACTTTCAGAAACACACACAGAAGAAATATAGAGTTTAAATAGCCCAAGGCCAAAGGCATCAACTTTCTTTTGATATACTATACAGTACCAAGTAGCTTTGAAGTTTAGTCAAAATCTCTGGCTAGTACATAAAAGGCTGAAGAAGGAGAGTTTGAAGACACAACTTGAACAGGTGGAATTAACATAATTCTAATGATACTTGTAGCGAGATTTATAGTTTTATATATCATACAAAATGATAAAAGGTATGTTTTAAGATGAAGGTAGCAGCAGAAGGATTATAAGTTATTAGTAGgactatatattatattatgcaTAGTTTTCAACCATATTGTATCCTTGTCTAGACTCTGGCCAACTAGACTATAGCTTTTTTAAGCATAAACAACTTAAATAACAGTTTGTGGTAATTTCAATATCAGTATTTTACATTTTACTGCTTTatgatatcttttttttattctttaagatTTGTTAGTGCCGTTTCACCAAATTTATGTTGGTTTTATATTCAAGGAAATGATTAGTGCATTCTACTTCTGCGTGAGCAAGGAAGAAACTTTTGGAAAGATTTTTGTAAAGATTGAATTAGCAAACATGAATCTGGCTATCTTAGTAAAACTCATGAATTTAAATAATCCTTTTAACAATTTATTATCATAGAACCAATGAATCTTCAAATTAGTGTcttatgtaatttaatataaaatttcgaTTTTCGAATTCTTATTACTGTCTACACCAGACGAAGACTTATGGATTTtgatcaaaagaaaaaagaggaaaaggtAAAGAGAAAAAGGTAGGATTGCTGTAATACAAGTATCTCAGAAGAGATTGAACATGATATTTTAGCTTGTATCCATGATGAGATTGCCTTCATAGTAACAAACAATTTTCAAGTTTGTATCTGAATGGTGATGGTGAAACGTGTAACAAATAAAGTAATATTGATTTgaagaaaaactaaataaataaatatagcaGCAAAAACACCAAAGCAAAAATAAATCCTAATGACAGAAAAGTCAcccaaaaaaaatcctaatGACAGAATATGTAAGCTGTAAATTTAACTTGATGCCGCCTCCTTCTATAATTTATACCAGTGTAAGTTTGCAATATTGTCCACAACCTGCAACAAGTTAGGGGTTACTAACAGCATAATGAATGCACTATAAAGAAGCTAACATCAGCATATTGAATGTATATTCCTAATCATGAAAATCAAACCACTAAAGAAGCTAACAGCATATTGAATGTATTAATCATCAAAATGCCAAGCTCACCTTACAGTGCAGACTGCAATATGATGTGTTCTGTCTTTTCATATCAAGATGCTTTATAAACAACCCGAGAATAATGAAGGAACTCAAAGGATCATGCTTCAGCCATAATGCCGAAAAAAATATAGCAACATGTTACTCGATGTTAGATTTCTAGAGATTGTTCTTCCTTCAGTACTGATTGCAAGTATATTAACACAAAATTGATCCTGGTCTGTCACATTTTTCTTTCGAATTTCTCGGCAAACCTTCTGACTAATAATCTTTGACGAAATGCCAAATATTTATCCAAACTAGTTCCAGCCCACTGTTGACAAAAGCATTCATCAGTTGGAACAAGAGATCCAAGTGGAAAGGGTCCTTTTGGAGCTTTCTTCAAGGAAACCAAGAACCTATGACGAGGACGGATTCTTTGGTCCAAAGACAAGCTAAGGTACATTGGGTATTTGGTCAAGGATTGCACCTCATTGTTGAGTTCATTTACCAAGTACAAATACTTGGGCTTCAGATTGTCCTCTAAGGACAGAGATAGCACCTGCAGGTTCAGTAGTAACTATAGATAAAGACGATTCTTAAGGATCAATTCAATAGTTAAGTAAAAAATTACATAGGACAGAATATAATACAATGGAACGGGAGTAAGGAAATTTGGAACAATAAAAcagaatatttttcatttatcaataatgaaagtacaaaagaaatgaaaaattacCTGTGTAAGACTAGTCAATACTTTCAAGATGTCTGAATTTTTCATTCCTATGCTTCTTAGGAAGTTTATCCTTGGAAGTAATCCATCATCTATGCTGTAGTGGAGAAGCTGAGGATGTTTCGTCACCATCTTCACTATGCTATCTTTGGGTGCTCCCAACTCTTTGGCTAGAAACATGTATCGAGTATTCCATGAAACGTCAATGCGCTGGACAAGAATTTGTGGGCTTAGCTGAATGACCTTACCCAAGTCTCTTTCCTTGATTCCAACTTCCTCAACTAAATATCTTACTGTCGGTTTTAATGAATTTTCAACACTATAAGAAAAAAGCGATGGAGCGACGGCAACGATTTGCCCTATCCTGGAACTTGGTATTCCCAAGCCTGCCAAGAAAGCAACATGAGACTTCAAATTGTTCTCCACCGTATACCCCAGAATCTGAGGCTGCCTCACAAGGATTCTTCTAACATCTCTATGTTTGACACCGACACTCATTAAGTAAT comes from the Arachis duranensis cultivar V14167 chromosome 7, aradu.V14167.gnm2.J7QH, whole genome shotgun sequence genome and includes:
- the LOC107496297 gene encoding zinc finger CCCH domain-containing protein 18 isoform X1, which codes for MDISEVMNIPDYTRILFDKLQKFEPEYASKIIGILLLHNEHDIAKLATCPDHIVRDVAFKAKNDLQRMSAHKPSIIPISVPMNPPQGLSHLSVISPRTPTSPPSFPVHNSPYWDPYPATNTNPEFMKYSDSIAELQNQAELYGLESHVDPIGSDFYGLEASTPNFGGKAGKRYSGLSDFPVKTCHYFNKGYCKHGESCRYYHGQAGSESFSHMYGNDFVNDDPVVSPGSLAQLEREIVDLLKQRRRNPITIAALPMAYYDKYKKVLQADGYLTESQRHGKSGYSLTKLLARLSNSICVIDRPHGQHEVVLAEDAPKYTQKRDFVQNISASRQIYLTFPADSTFTEEDVSNYFSTFGCVEDVRIPCQQKRMFGFVTFIDPQTVKTILDKGNPHYVRGSRVLVKPYREKSKVIERKYADRIQHSMCYSPHHVDMDSEMNSISRSCGNARSLRRQLMEEQEQALELVEMQRRRLAALQFAQNSLSTSPQFRFSTNGMRASEDHFNFNFHPQESFNDNEKPSNIDTNFSDENSSSQGLDLPDSPFAFPVENENQ
- the LOC107496297 gene encoding zinc finger CCCH domain-containing protein 18 isoform X2, with amino-acid sequence MDISEVMNIPDYTRILFDKLQKFEPEYASKIIGILLLHNEHDIAKLATCPDHIVRDVAFKAKNDLQRMSAHKPSIIPISVPMNPPQGLSHLSVISPRTPTSPPSFPVHNSPYWDPYPATNTNPEFMKYSDSIAELQNQAELYGLESHVDPIGSDFYGLEASTPNFGGKAGKRYSGLSDFPVKTCHYFNKGYCKHGESCRYYHGQAGSESFSHMYGNDFVNDDPVVSPGSLAQLEREIVDLLKQRRRNPITIAALPMAYYDKYKKVLQADGYLTESQRHGKSGYSLTKLLARLSNSICVIDRPHGQHEVVLAEDAPKYTQKRDFVQNISASRQIYLTFPADSTFTEEDVSNYFSTFGCVEDVRIPCQQKRMFGFVTFIDPQTVKTILDKGNPHYVRGSRVLVKPYREKSKVIERKYADRIQHSMCYSPHHVDMDSEMNSISRSCGNARSLRRQLMEEQEQALELVEMQRRRLAALQFAQNSLSTSPQFRFSTNGMRASEDHFNFNFHPQESFNDNEKPSNIDTNFSDENSSQGLDLPDSPFAFPVENENQ
- the LOC107496299 gene encoding transcription termination factor MTERF9, chloroplastic, whose product is MVSIFSLYPCNPLLYSSSSSSFRNFVEWHFNPSSNSNSASSSIDGRGGGGGGSKVLLVVAAAHSNPNILKTNRKSKYGYPLSTYDSDDDDDDDDDEDGDWLSDEEFAEPARLDTNGKRSKLHASKGKERQNEKEWGVRDFDNEPSTRIRGSEGVASLRRNYNGKLDKNLKEKKYPRLSEEIILDSKWLPLLDYLSTFGIKESHFVQMYQRHMPSLQINVCSAQERLDYLMSVGVKHRDVRRILVRQPQILGYTVENNLKSHVAFLAGLGIPSSRIGQIVAVAPSLFSYSVENSLKPTVRYLVEEVGIKERDLGKVIQLSPQILVQRIDVSWNTRYMFLAKELGAPKDSIVKMVTKHPQLLHYSIDDGLLPRINFLRSIGMKNSDILKVLTSLTQVLSLSLEDNLKPKYLYLVNELNNEVQSLTKYPMYLSLSLDQRIRPRHRFLVSLKKAPKGPFPLGSLVPTDECFCQQWAGTSLDKYLAFRQRLLVRRFAEKFERKM